In Phycodurus eques isolate BA_2022a chromosome 23, UOR_Pequ_1.1, whole genome shotgun sequence, a genomic segment contains:
- the hacd4 gene encoding very-long-chain (3R)-3-hydroxyacyl-CoA dehydratase 4, whose amino-acid sequence MFSVRLAYIFSYNLFQFCGHTWILTNTVVRFLTFGQDALVDTFHSVGFVMSLCQLLSVLELFHIADGIEKARLLPRLIQVLEKNLLLIMLILVDEVQSKPVVCAQLFFWNILDLLRYPHEVMCLMDAPSAAMLWARYTLWIPIYILSVVTEGFAIFHATHFVEQEASSVGNATASAPICRPLVLTVSLPLLASGASLTVWQSLKERRQQLERWAKKMKRE is encoded by the exons AT GTTCAGTGTCAGGCTGGCCTACATTTTCTCCTACAACCTGTTCCAGTTCTGCGGACACACGTGGATACTGACGAACACGGTCGTCAGGTTTCTCACCTTCGGACAAG ATGCTCTAGTAGACACGTTTCACTCAGTCGGTTTCGTCATGAGTCTCTGCCAGCTGCTCTCTGTCTTGGAGCTTTTCCACATCGCCGACGGGATTGAGAAGGCCAGACTGCTCCCACGCCTCATCCAA gttttggagaaaaacctCCTCCTGATCATGCTCATCCTGGTGGACGAGGTTCAGAGCAAACCGGTCGTGTGCGCGCAGCTCTTCTTCTGGAACATCTTGGACTTGCTGAG GTACCCCCATGAAGTTATGTGCTTGATGGACGCCCCCTCCGCTGCCATGCTGTGGGCCCGTTACACTCTGTGGATCCCCATATACATCCTGTCTGTTGTCACAGAAG GGTTCGCTATATTCCACGCGACGCATTTCGTGGAGCAAGAAGCGTCTAGCGTGGGGAATGCCACAGCTTCTGCGCCCATTTGCCGCCCGCTCGTTCTCACGGTCTCGCTGCCTCTCCTCGCTTCGG GAGCGTCGCTCACAGTGTGGCAGTCGCTGAAGGAGAGACGACAGCAGCTGGAGAGGTGGGCCAAGAAGATGAAGAGGGAATGA
- the si:dkey-219e21.2 gene encoding E3 ubiquitin-protein ligase TRIM21 isoform X2, with amino-acid sequence MEMKSILKSDRKKSLFLKAQDYSTTQSSSIGALRWNLPQEDIQAHNSAPSRPITSGELTGHSQHQQQSRQNSLKDLRSLQECVQFIENWKEQVDQVCKCNGANPEASDRKAEKSGSRTERSLEESRKLILEWANELSHVDKVLEGNPWSPESQEHKKDLDCNEFAQLRVMEWAKEVQKVSESCGVQSDELGKVLRLLGLKKKRLVSLLPLLEFITWSLLKEDSMGMIPQLWLVVKQRTWKAGTSRYIPNSADVTLDPKTNHSWLSLSGDQRQVQEGLSRAELPYTSQRFDSWPCVLAWEGYSQGRHYWEVDIPNKGYWRVGLAAVNSKRHGRVPMSPKTGFWCLWRGTQQFYACTKPETPLPAGLVPQRVGIYLDYEEGQVSFYNAESKTHIYTFTGNFKVKVYPLFAPLDGRTLITIIPPHTV; translated from the exons ATGGAGATGAAGAGCATTTTGAAATCGGACAGAA AGAAAAGCTTGTTCCTCAAGGCGCAGGATTACAGCACCACCCAGAGCAGCTCCATTGGGGCCCTGCGCTGGAACCTGCCCCAGGAGGACATCCAGGCCCACAACTCTGCTCCGAGCAGACCCATCACCAGCGGCGAACTTACCGGACACTCGCAG CACCAGCAGCAGTCTCGCCAGAACAGCCTGAAGGACTTGCGCAGCCTGCAAGAGTGCGTGCAGTTCATAGAAAACTGGAAGGAGCAAGTGGACCAGGTTTGCAAG TGCAACGGAGCCAATCCAGAGGCGTCGGACCGCAAGGCCGAGAAGTCCGGCTCGCGCACTGAGCGCAGTCTGGAGGAGAGCCGGAAACTCATCTTGGAGTGGGCCAATGAACTCAGCCATGTGGACAAG GTTCTGGAGGGGAACCCCTGGTCACCTGAGAGTCAAGAACACAAGAAGGACTTAGACTGCAATGAGTTTGCGCAACTGAGGGTCATGGAGTGGGCCAAGGAGGTGCAGAAGGTCTCTGAG AGCTGCGGGGTGCAGAGCGACGAGCTGGGCAAAGTGCTGCGTCTGCTGGGCCTCAAGAAGAAGCGACTGGTCAGCCTGCTGCCTCTGCTCGAGTTTATCACCTGGTCACTCCTCAAGGAAGACAGCATG GGGATGATCCCACAGTTGTGGTTAGTGGTAAAGCAACGCACGTGGAAAGCGGGGACTTCAAGATACATCCCCAACTCAG CTGACGTGACTCTGGACCCAAAGACCAACCACTCGTGGCTGAGCCTGTCCGGGGACCAGCGTCAAGTCCAGGAGGGCCTGTCACGAGCCGAGCTGCCGTACACTTCGCAGCGCTTCGACAGTTGGCCCTGCGTGCTGGCCTGGGAGGGCTACAGCCAAGGCCGCCACTACTGGGAGGTGGACATCCCCAACAAGGGCTACTGGCGCGTGGGGCTCGCCGCCGTCAACTCCAAGCGCCACGGCCGCGTCCCCATGTCCCCCAAGACGGGCTTCTGGTGCCTGTGGCGCGGCACGCAACAGTTCTACGCCTGCACCAAGCCCGAGACGCCGCTGCCTGCCGGCCTTGTGCCGCAGCGGGTGGGGATCTACTTAGACTACGAGGAGGGTCAGGTGTCCTTCTACAACGCTGAAAGCAAGACCCACATCTACACCTTCACGGGGAACTTCAAGGTGAAGGTGTACCCGCTGTTCGCACCGCTCGACGGCCGCACGCTCATAACCATCATTCCGCCGCACACCGTCTGA
- the si:dkey-219e21.2 gene encoding zinc-binding protein A33 isoform X1 — translation MEMKSILKSDRKKSLFLKAQDYSTTQSSSIGALRWNLPQEDIQAHNSAPSRPITSGELTGHSQHQQQSRQNSLKDLRSLQECVQFIENWKEQVDQVCKCNGANPEASDRKAEKSGSRTERSLEESRKLILEWANELSHVDKVLEGNPWSPESQEHKKDLDCNEFAQLRVMEWAKEVQKVSESCGVQSDELGKVLRLLGLKKKRLVSLLPLLEFITWSLLKEDSMGMIPQLWLVVKQRTWKAGTSRYIPNSVWSWIRSAEADVTLDPKTNHSWLSLSGDQRQVQEGLSRAELPYTSQRFDSWPCVLAWEGYSQGRHYWEVDIPNKGYWRVGLAAVNSKRHGRVPMSPKTGFWCLWRGTQQFYACTKPETPLPAGLVPQRVGIYLDYEEGQVSFYNAESKTHIYTFTGNFKVKVYPLFAPLDGRTLITIIPPHTV, via the exons ATGGAGATGAAGAGCATTTTGAAATCGGACAGAA AGAAAAGCTTGTTCCTCAAGGCGCAGGATTACAGCACCACCCAGAGCAGCTCCATTGGGGCCCTGCGCTGGAACCTGCCCCAGGAGGACATCCAGGCCCACAACTCTGCTCCGAGCAGACCCATCACCAGCGGCGAACTTACCGGACACTCGCAG CACCAGCAGCAGTCTCGCCAGAACAGCCTGAAGGACTTGCGCAGCCTGCAAGAGTGCGTGCAGTTCATAGAAAACTGGAAGGAGCAAGTGGACCAGGTTTGCAAG TGCAACGGAGCCAATCCAGAGGCGTCGGACCGCAAGGCCGAGAAGTCCGGCTCGCGCACTGAGCGCAGTCTGGAGGAGAGCCGGAAACTCATCTTGGAGTGGGCCAATGAACTCAGCCATGTGGACAAG GTTCTGGAGGGGAACCCCTGGTCACCTGAGAGTCAAGAACACAAGAAGGACTTAGACTGCAATGAGTTTGCGCAACTGAGGGTCATGGAGTGGGCCAAGGAGGTGCAGAAGGTCTCTGAG AGCTGCGGGGTGCAGAGCGACGAGCTGGGCAAAGTGCTGCGTCTGCTGGGCCTCAAGAAGAAGCGACTGGTCAGCCTGCTGCCTCTGCTCGAGTTTATCACCTGGTCACTCCTCAAGGAAGACAGCATG GGGATGATCCCACAGTTGTGGTTAGTGGTAAAGCAACGCACGTGGAAAGCGGGGACTTCAAGATACATCCCCAACTCAG TTTGGAGTTGGATCCGCAGTGCGGAAG CTGACGTGACTCTGGACCCAAAGACCAACCACTCGTGGCTGAGCCTGTCCGGGGACCAGCGTCAAGTCCAGGAGGGCCTGTCACGAGCCGAGCTGCCGTACACTTCGCAGCGCTTCGACAGTTGGCCCTGCGTGCTGGCCTGGGAGGGCTACAGCCAAGGCCGCCACTACTGGGAGGTGGACATCCCCAACAAGGGCTACTGGCGCGTGGGGCTCGCCGCCGTCAACTCCAAGCGCCACGGCCGCGTCCCCATGTCCCCCAAGACGGGCTTCTGGTGCCTGTGGCGCGGCACGCAACAGTTCTACGCCTGCACCAAGCCCGAGACGCCGCTGCCTGCCGGCCTTGTGCCGCAGCGGGTGGGGATCTACTTAGACTACGAGGAGGGTCAGGTGTCCTTCTACAACGCTGAAAGCAAGACCCACATCTACACCTTCACGGGGAACTTCAAGGTGAAGGTGTACCCGCTGTTCGCACCGCTCGACGGCCGCACGCTCATAACCATCATTCCGCCGCACACCGTCTGA
- the capgb gene encoding capping protein (actin filament), gelsolin-like b isoform X2, producing the protein MLPFQAVAGQFGPEVRVPGLRVWRVEKMKAVPLPQSEVGVFYNGDSYLVLENRGEPGADLHMWIGAKSSRDEQVACAMLAIQLDNSLGGDPVQHRQVQGYESHEFMALFPRGVTYKDGGVESGFRRPRGSGTAVQRLYQIKGKRNIRAKEVELSWKSFNKGDCFILDLGEVIVPWIGSQANVFEKQKTREIASLIRDADRHGKARIVDSSEGEEPAEMLQILGPKPELPESTAEEDSKADASNAASLYKVSDATGAMSLSKVEAKSPFAKELLLRDDCFILDNGANGKIFVWKGVGANAKEKQAALQMADKFIEQMSYPKMKTQVEILPQGKETVMFKQFFKSWN; encoded by the exons ATGCTGCCCTTCCAAGCAGTGGCGGGTCAGTTCGGTCCAGAGGTCCGAGTGCCGGGCCTGCGCGTGTGGAGGGTGGAGAAGATGAAGGCGGTCCCGCTGCCTCAATCCGAGGTGGGGGTGTTCTACAACGGCGACTCCTACCTGGTGCTGGAGAACCGCGGCGAACCGGGAGCCGACCTGCACATGTGGATAG GTGCGAAGTCGTCACGCGACGAGCAGGTGGCGTGCGCCATGCTGGCCATCCAGCTCGACAACTCCCTGGGCGGAGACCCCGTTCAGCACAGGCAGGTCCAGGGTTACGAGTCCCACGAGTTCATGGCGCTCTTCCCCAGAGGTGTCACCTATAAG GACGGAGGTGTGGAGTCGGGGTTCCGAAGGCCTCGGGGCTCGGGAACGGCGGTGCAGCGCTTGTACCAGATTAAAGGGAAACGCAACATCCGCGCCAAGGAGGTGGAGCTGTCCTGGAAGAGCTTCAACAAGGGCGACTGCTTCATCCTGGACCTCGGAGAG GTCATCGTGCCCTGGATCGGCTCGCAGGCCAACGTCTTTGAGAAACAGAAAACGCGGGAGATCGCCTCGCTGATCCGAGACGCGGACAGACACGGTAAAGCTCGCATCGTGGACTCGAGCGAGGGGGAGGAGCCCGCCGAAATGCTTCAG ATTTTGGGTCCCAAGCCCGAGTTGCCCGAAAGCACGGCGGAGGAGGACAGCAAGGCCGACGCCTCCAACGCGGCCTCCCTCTACAAG GTATCCGATGCGACCGGCGCCATGTCACTGAGCAAAGTTGAGGCGAAGAGTCCGTTTGCCAAGGAGCTGCTGCTTCGGGACGACTGTTTCATTCTGGATAACGGCGCCAACGGCAAGATTTTCGTCTGGAAAG GTGTCGGGGCCAACGCCAAGGAGAAGCAGGCGGCGCTGCAGATGGCGGACAAGTTCATCGAGCAAATGAGCTACCCCAAGATGAAAACGCAG GTGGAGATCCTGCCACAGGGGAAGGAAACCGTCATGTTCAAGCAGTTTTTCAAGAGCTGGAACTAA
- the capgb gene encoding capping protein (actin filament), gelsolin-like b isoform X1: protein MEPDSTEPGHIIHMLPFQAVAGQFGPEVRVPGLRVWRVEKMKAVPLPQSEVGVFYNGDSYLVLENRGEPGADLHMWIGAKSSRDEQVACAMLAIQLDNSLGGDPVQHRQVQGYESHEFMALFPRGVTYKDGGVESGFRRPRGSGTAVQRLYQIKGKRNIRAKEVELSWKSFNKGDCFILDLGEVIVPWIGSQANVFEKQKTREIASLIRDADRHGKARIVDSSEGEEPAEMLQILGPKPELPESTAEEDSKADASNAASLYKVSDATGAMSLSKVEAKSPFAKELLLRDDCFILDNGANGKIFVWKGVGANAKEKQAALQMADKFIEQMSYPKMKTQVEILPQGKETVMFKQFFKSWN, encoded by the exons ATGGAGCCCGACAGCACGGAACCAGGCCACATCATCCA CATGCTGCCCTTCCAAGCAGTGGCGGGTCAGTTCGGTCCAGAGGTCCGAGTGCCGGGCCTGCGCGTGTGGAGGGTGGAGAAGATGAAGGCGGTCCCGCTGCCTCAATCCGAGGTGGGGGTGTTCTACAACGGCGACTCCTACCTGGTGCTGGAGAACCGCGGCGAACCGGGAGCCGACCTGCACATGTGGATAG GTGCGAAGTCGTCACGCGACGAGCAGGTGGCGTGCGCCATGCTGGCCATCCAGCTCGACAACTCCCTGGGCGGAGACCCCGTTCAGCACAGGCAGGTCCAGGGTTACGAGTCCCACGAGTTCATGGCGCTCTTCCCCAGAGGTGTCACCTATAAG GACGGAGGTGTGGAGTCGGGGTTCCGAAGGCCTCGGGGCTCGGGAACGGCGGTGCAGCGCTTGTACCAGATTAAAGGGAAACGCAACATCCGCGCCAAGGAGGTGGAGCTGTCCTGGAAGAGCTTCAACAAGGGCGACTGCTTCATCCTGGACCTCGGAGAG GTCATCGTGCCCTGGATCGGCTCGCAGGCCAACGTCTTTGAGAAACAGAAAACGCGGGAGATCGCCTCGCTGATCCGAGACGCGGACAGACACGGTAAAGCTCGCATCGTGGACTCGAGCGAGGGGGAGGAGCCCGCCGAAATGCTTCAG ATTTTGGGTCCCAAGCCCGAGTTGCCCGAAAGCACGGCGGAGGAGGACAGCAAGGCCGACGCCTCCAACGCGGCCTCCCTCTACAAG GTATCCGATGCGACCGGCGCCATGTCACTGAGCAAAGTTGAGGCGAAGAGTCCGTTTGCCAAGGAGCTGCTGCTTCGGGACGACTGTTTCATTCTGGATAACGGCGCCAACGGCAAGATTTTCGTCTGGAAAG GTGTCGGGGCCAACGCCAAGGAGAAGCAGGCGGCGCTGCAGATGGCGGACAAGTTCATCGAGCAAATGAGCTACCCCAAGATGAAAACGCAG GTGGAGATCCTGCCACAGGGGAAGGAAACCGTCATGTTCAAGCAGTTTTTCAAGAGCTGGAACTAA